NNNNNNNNNNNNNNNNNNNNNNNNNNNNNNNNNNNNNNNNNNNNNNNNCACCTTCACCAAAACTCTGGGCATACGGTGCCATTCTCTAGCTGGGAGATCAAGTCCagcacttttttctgttttaaatttttatttattttatttcatgtatttgagCATTGActatatttatgtgtgcacacCCCATGTGTGCCTGATGAGTCAGAACtgaagatggttgtgaggcactatgtgggttctagagactgaaccctggtcctcggCAAGAACAACATGATGGACggatgagccacctctccaagtcCCGGATCCCAGACTTTCTATCTGCAGAACTCTGGTACACGAAGTCTTGTAACCTGGTGTCTGACTAGTGTGAGCCTCGGTCTCTGTGGTCTAGAGAGTTCTAAAGGCCCCCATTGCAAGAGGACCCCTCAGCAGGAAGCCAGTGGGAAGGGGTAGTTCAGACCTTCCTTGAGGTTTCAGGATTTGGGGCAGTTGTGAAGTTACTGTCTTAAAGTGGCCTCACAAATCAGGCACTGAAGCACAGGTGTGTTCTTTGTTAACAGGCATTCAAACACTTCGTCTTTAGTATTCATAAATGTCCACAATTTCTTACCAACTGCTGGGGGTTCCAGTTTGGAACTCACATTGTTTGCCTGCTACAGAGATGGGGCAGCAGCGGCCGCCAGGAATTCTTAGGCGGATGAGCACAGTCGCAGAGTTAAACAGGAACTGTGTATGCTTCATCTTAGCCTAGCTTGACACCACACGTGGCCAGATGAGTCACAAACGCTTGCGGTTTCCAGACAGTTTTTGGTTTTGACGTTATTTGTGTCTGAGCACCCGAAGTTTATTTTCTCGACTTTCAGGCACATCTTATAATTGACTCAGGAGCATCAGAGCTGACTAACGTGAAACAGCCTGTCCATCTATGGGAGGGAACGCTGACGTATCTGACTGTACATCCGTCTATGGGAGAGCATGCTGATATATCTGACCATGTGTCCGTCTATGGGAGGGCATGCTGACGTATCTGACCGTGCGTCCGTCTATGGGAGGGCACGCTGATGTAACTGACTGTACATGACATATCTGAGCCCTTGGTTTCTAGATGTGTGATTTTGAAGGCCAGGTCCTCAACTCTGTCTAGTGGCATAATCATCCTGAGAGCCTCCCTAACTGTCATCAAATCAGGGTTGCGGGGAAGTTGTTCTGGAACCTCACTGGGTACCAGCACTCAACCCAAGGGTTGTGGTCCCTTCTATGACAGCCGAGTGTCTGTATAGTAGCTACGCCCATCTCTCCCCAGGCTTTGGACCACCTCTGTGTTTCTTATGATGCCCACTGCAAAGTCCTTGAACAATTGTAGAGGAGTGACGGCAGATGAAATAGTCTCTACGTGTTCTGTGGGGGTACAGTACCTACCCAGAATTTCTAGTAGAGGCTTGGCTGAAGATCTCACAGGTCCAGGAGGTTGTGGAACCCACCGCCCAGGACCTCCAGCATTCTCATCTGGGCACCCTAATGGCAAAGCCTTTGAGTACAGCATGCCAATACCTGTTGTCCCTTGCCTCTTATCCCTGCCCTGTTGTGACCCACTGTTCCCTTTGTTCCAGTGTCAGGACTACCGCGGTGGCTGGCTCACGGGTGCGCTGTGCGAGGACCTGTGCGTGGCCGGGGAACTGCTGTACCAACGCTGCCTGTACTATGAGCGTGGCAAGAAGGTGCTGCAGGCCCAGTGGAGAGGTCGAACTGTGGTCCTCAAATCCAAGAGGGAGGCTTTCTCCAGCTTCCCACCCCTCAACCTGCTGGGGGAGGAAGCGGGGCCAGGTGCTCCGGGCATCCCCGACGCTGAGCTGCTCCTGATGGTGGCTGGCGAAGTGAGGAACACACTAGGTTTGGAGCTGCCCAACAACAGCATAGTTCCTCTGTGGCCCGCCAGGCAGGGCCCTCGCTGGCGGCAACAGCTGGCCAGCGCGTGGTCGCTGCTCCAGCAAGAGGAATACGTGTACTTTAGTCTGCTGCCAGATCTGAGCCGCCACATCCTACCGGTCCTGGGTTCCTGTGGCCACTTTTACGCAGTGGAGTACTTGGCTGCCGGTAGCCCTCACCACAGGGCTCTCTTCCCGCTGGGTGAAGCTGGCCAGGCACAGGCTATTAGCCACATCgctctcagcttcctggataTGGTGCGCCATTTCGACAGTGACTTCTCCCACCGCCTCCACCTCTGTGATGTCAAGCCCGAAAACTTTGCCATCAAGAGGGACTTCACGGTAAGTGCAAGCAGGCTGCTCTGTTTGTTGTGGAGAGAGGCAACTGGTCTGCGTGGGAGGAAATGAAATGTCCGCTTTCAGAAGGAAGGCGGTGTAACTTTGGGCAGCCTGGTGGTTCCTGATCATTCCCGTTCCAGACCACTTCCTTGCTGTATTGACAAGCGGATTTAAATAGATACATCTTCTGCTTCTGGAGTAGAAGTTCAGGGAAGGAGCCCAGAGCaggcagaggccaggcagggCAAAGAGGAAGTGCCTCATTTTCTTGAGGGCAGCCCTGATGACCAGTTAGTGCTAGCACAGGATCTGTGTGGtctgcgggggtggggtggggtgggggggggggggcttcctggACTTCAGATGTCTGTGGTAACAGCCTCTAGGGCTGTTCTTCCAGGCCAGGCCTTCTGTGCCCACAGCACCAGGATGCTGAAATAGCCAGTGCTTCCAAATCTCTCTTCTGGAGAGATTCTAGTCCGTTTTAAGCCTGCAATAAGACACCTAGAGAGGCACGTGGAGTTCCGTGCCTGTTAGCAGGGAAGACCCCCAGGAAAGCAGGAATGTCTGACCCCACAGCTCCTGCAGATGGAAGGTGCACTTTTATCCTCTTCTCTGGGGCTCTGCAGCGGCACCGGAGATTTGCGTGGTGGATAAAAGGCGACAAGAGAGACTGTATGTTTTATAAGATGCCATCAGACTCCTCCCCCTCTTGGCTAGAAATAGCTCTGAGGCGCCGCCCCCCTCCCTCCCGGTCAGGTGCAAGTGCTGCTCAAACGGGATTGCTCATTGCAGGGACCCGCTCATAGTGGAGCAAGGCTCTTCATCCTGGTTAGGACATGGAGGGACAAAATAAGTTCTTGCTGGGCCCTGGGATTTCATGGCGGCCTGCACGGGATTGGCATAGACCTTCAAAAGCAGTTTGAAATCTAGGGAACTAAATTTGCCATCTGTGTGTTCTCCTGATGCCCTTTCCAGGGCTGCCCCGGAGGGGATGAAAATCCAGGGGTAGCTTTAAGTGGCAAAAGATGGAGCGCAAGCGGGGTAGTTCTGGTGGGCTCCAGCAGAGTGTATACTGGGAAGGGcgctcgggggggggggagggtgctCAGTCCTGTGTTATATCCTTGCTGTGAGTTCACTAGGGCGTCTCAGATGAAGCCCCTCAGACAATGTGCAGCCAGCAGCTATTTCAGAGCAGATGGCCTTTCTAGCCAAGGCTCTCCACCTTAGCGAGATTGTGCAGTAGAAAGATGGGTAGTTGCCCGCCACACCCAGAAAGTCTTGTCTCAGTCACTTGAGGTATGGATAGAGCCCTTATGAGCCCTGGGGACACAGGCACCTGGGATGGGGCATATAACCACCTGAGTTGGAGGGACAGTGGGATatggaaagttgtcctctgggtATGGCATAGCCATCGTCCCCTTGAGACCTCCACAGTTGTGATTACCTGCGTGAGAGAACAATGTTGGGTCCATTTGTGATCCacagtgggagggagggaggagctcaTGAGAAGCATTGTCACCAGAGTccccctcctccctgaggacttaTTACCGGTTATCCTCATCATGAGAGAACTTGCTCGCAATGCAAATTCCATTTTCTGTTACATTTAcatacttattttgtgtgtgtaagtcatGACTGTCATAGCATATGCACCCATGTCAACTgatgggagtcagttctgtcctcaATACCATGAAGGTTGAATTCAGGTCCTAGGTTTGGTGTCAAGGGCCTTCACCTGCTCAAGCCATTTCACCAGACCCGCAATATAAATTCTCACACTGTGCCTCAGACCGAGTCTGAGACTCTAGAGACAGTTGAGGCCACACCTGCGATCCAATCCAATATTCAGGAAGACCaacaggtgagttcaaggccagtctgggctacatgatatGAGATGCTGGCTCAAAAATCTGCAAGCAAACTAATAGATCAGGCACCTTCTAGGTGACTCTGGTCCGTGTTCAAGTTTGGGAAACTCTCTCTCCAACTTCCAGAAGGTGGGTTCTGTTCTTGAGCCCTGGCTGACGCCTGCcctgagcagagggaggggatCTAAccgctgaggcaggagaaaggaagatcTCCATTCTCCCAGTGCAGGCTCTCAGGCTTTAGGAAACACTTGCGACTGAACAGCTGGGAAGTGAAGGTGACCCCAAACCACCCGCAGGGCTTTCAAGCAGGTGAGACGCTCCTGCTCAGGAGAGGGCTGTCTCCAGGTTTCCAGTCTGCTGCCCAGAGGAGGTTTGAGTAGAGGGTACTACTTGGGTTATTTTGTGCAGGATAAAGTCTCTGATTCCCCTGATGCTGAGAAATATTATGAAGGgtttcctatttgtttttgttgctgttcttacTTTAGGGACACAAGAGCTGCAATTCATTCTAGGCTACAgactataaattaaaatataaatctggTCAGGAGATGAGAGGAACAGTGTTACCAATGAGGCTGAGGggcacagaggctggggagagtGCCAGAAATTAAGAGAGAAAATGGTTCTTGCCCTCACAATAAATTATAAAGACAACAGGTTCATTAGCATAGCTCTCAttaattaaaaaagttttattattttatgtgtatgggtgttttgcctggtATATTTCTGTGTACCACTTAAAATCTTTTGCtgtttactttatgtgtatgagtgttttgccagcatgtatgtgtgtgaaccatgtgtgcctggtgcccatagaggtcagatgAAGGCACTGGGTTCCCTGAAACTGGACCTatggatgtttgtgagccactatgtggatgctgggaaccaaacctgggtcctttaacGGACAAGCTTTCTCTCCGGCCCCCAGTTCTTGTTAATATTTAGTGTTTCTAGCCAAACTGAGTGATGAGATTAGTTATTAATTTTGACCAAATAATGAGACAGGAAAGATTGATAAATTGTATaggcttgggatgtagctcagtgctagagtcCAACCaggcatgcacaaagtcctgggttcgatTCTTAGCATTgccaaagaaaaaatgaaaagcaaaacaccctCTTTTAATTAGGGTtaggggcgtggctcagtggtagaatgcttaccgATTTCTGTGCTGCCCCTGGGTTCCCCAGTATCTCCCcccaaatagaaacaaaaggacaagatgtgtgtgtgtgtgtgtgtgtgtgtgtgtgtgtgtagtcttgtaggaagggagaagtgggggtAGATACAATCAAGACACATAGTAGATATGTATGAAATCGTCAAAGACTAGATGAAAAGATATtattaaaaaccaagaaaaacatcaacttcctcaaaacaaacagcagcaatgAATTGTTTGCCGTGCCTGAGTTCATTACTTGGTGAAGGTCACTGAGGAGGTAGAAGTTCTTTGTGCTCTGTTCTCATTATTctgcacacattttaaaataatttatgtccTTCCTGATGTTTTCCTGATAATCCCCGGGAAGCCAGTCCACTCCCAGCATCGATCCTGAGccgaaaagaaaaggaaagtagacggggctggagagatggctcagaggttaagagcaNNNNNNNNNNNNNNNNNNNNNNNNNNNNNNNNNNNNNNNNNNNNNNNNNNNNNNNNNNNNNNNNNNNNNNNNNNNNNNNNNNNNNNNNNNNNNNNNNNNNNNNNNNNNNNNNNNNNNNNNNNNNNNNNNNNNNNNNNNNNNNNNNNNNNNNNNNNNNNNNNNNNNNNNNNNNNNNNNNNNNNNNNNNNNNNNNNNAGCCCTCTCTGAGATGCTATGGGGGCGGAGAGGGGAGGGCTCACATTTTCACAATGGCCTGTGGGGGCTTGTGGGACGCCAGTTTCATCAAAGATGTCACATTTCATACTGACTTCTTGTCTCGACTTATCTCGAGCTATTACCTGTTGAACTTGGGCAAACCCTAGATTCTAGCAGATTTGAGTTTTTACTTTTGGGGGGCGGGATCCAGGTGGTGAAGGGACTTCTGCATAATTtataagtttttcttctttttttcctaaagcCTGTTTGGTTGAAAGCCAGAAGGATAAATCTGAAATTCCAGCAGTCCCCAGTCCTTACTCTGACAGTGGAATTAGTGGTTGATGTTCTATCTGGGCATATAAAGATTCTAACGCGGATTCTAATGTTAGTTGCGGTTTTCCCATGGGTCATCTGACCGGACAGTTGACTTGGGTACTAGATGTGCTGTCAACAGAGCAGCCTGTGATTGTTCATAGTCTTGGGGCTCAATTATCTGTCTCTCAAGACATTTAAAATCCCCACTCCGAGAGGCTTGAAGAAATGAGAAACTTAGCGGGGTCAAATGGTGCTCTCACAACAAAGATAACTaagtggagagagggaagaggctaTGCCTGATGCCTGATGGTGACTGCCACGCGGACTCTGTCAAATCTGCAGTCGTCCACAGAAGCCAGCACAGCCTTAAACAGAACATGTCAGCAAGGACTTGAGGATGTCTGTCTCACTACAGTGTGTTTACCCTTGGACGGATGCAATGCTTGTTAATCACTGTGACCAAGGACTGTTGTTTCAAGGTCTCTGATGTTACTCTCTTTACTTTTGTCTTATGTGTCTGgttgtttgcgtgtgtgtgtgtgtgtgtgtgtgtgtgtgtgtgtgtgtgtgtgtgaatgcctgtctgtgtgtgtgtgtaggacttCCTACTAGCCTGAGCCTCACCGAGTAGATTCGACTGGTTAGCCAATGAACCCCAGGATATATTAGTTTTTGCTTCCACAGCTCTGGAATTACAAtgctttttaacttatttatttctaaacatgA
This sequence is a window from Microtus ochrogaster isolate Prairie Vole_2 chromosome 18, MicOch1.0, whole genome shotgun sequence. Protein-coding genes within it:
- the Dipk1c gene encoding protein FAM69C, coding for MERAPSAVRTLSGPPVPAESFAAWTAGWVLAAALLLRAHPSVLSERCTDEKSRRILAALCQDYRGGWLTGALCEDLCVAGELLYQRCLYYERGKKVLQAQWRGRTVVLKSKREAFSSFPPLNLLGEEAGPGAPGIPDAELLLMVAGEVRNTLGLELPNNSIVPLWPARQGPRWRQQLASAWSLLQQEEYVYFSLLPDLSRHILPVLGSCGHFYAVEYLAAGSPHHRALFPLGEAGQAQAISHIALSFLDMVRHFDSDFSHRLHLCDVKPENFAIKRDFTVVAIDVDMAFFEPKMREILEQNCTGDEDCNFFDCFSKCDLRVNRCGGQRVNSNLQVICDKIFPRWFSSTHRSPAVSPQLRLQLQQAVQECAHQGGPSGYSRTASSGVFWKLRWLLQATLRELQEVEK